A window of Juglans regia cultivar Chandler chromosome 7, Walnut 2.0, whole genome shotgun sequence contains these coding sequences:
- the LOC108981321 gene encoding transcription factor EGL1-like → MANGCQTRDGVPENLRNQLAVAVRSIQWSYAIFWSQSTTEQGVLEWADGYYNGDIKTRKTVQAMELKADKIGLQRSQQLRELFQSLLEGETEQAAKRPSAALSPEDLTDAEWYYLVCMSFVFSPGQGLPGRALANGQTIWLCNAQYADSKVFSRSLLAKSASIQTVVCFPYLGGVIELGVTELVTEDPSLLQHIKVSLLELSKPICSDKSSSVPHKADDDRDPMCAKVNQEVMNTSPLENLYSPSEEIKFDQEGINDLGGNINEEINMDSPDDCSNGCEHNYQTEDSFMLEGLNGGASQVQSWHAMDDDFSNGVQDSMNSSDCISEAFVNQEKPLSTLKREDNHTHLKELQNSNHTRLSSLDLGADDDLQYRRILSSILGRSPRLIEKSCFQYSDCKSSFLSWKKEAIGSAYRPQIQQRILKNILFSVPLMYGGCSLRSQKESGGKDWLWKLERDDICMGHVLSGNRRENENFLVLRSMVPSITEINKASILKDTIKYLKELEARVEELESCMASVDFEARARRKYLDIVEQISDNYDRTKIDNGRKPWINKRKACDMDETDPELNEAVPEDGLPLDVKVSIKEQEVLIEMRCPYREYILLDVMDAINNLHLDAYSVQSSSPNGILTLTLKSKFRGAATAPVGMIKQALWKIACKC, encoded by the exons ATGGCTAATGGCTGTCAAACCCGAGATGGGGTGCCAGAGAACCTAAGAAATCAGCTTGCTGTTGCTGTGAGGAGTATCCAATGGAGTTATGCAATTTTCTGGTCGCAGTCAACAACAGAACAAGG GGTACTGGAATGGGCTGATGGGTACTATAATGGTGATATCAAAACTAGAAAAACAGTCCAAGCCATGGAACTTAAGGCTGATAAAATAGGCTTACAGAGAAGCCAGCAATTGAGAGAGCTTTTCCAGTCTCTCTTGGAAGGTGAAACCGAACAAGCAGCTAAAAGGCCCTCAGCAGCATTGTCACCGGAGGATCTCACAGATGCTGAGTGGTATTACTTGGTTTGCATGTCCTTTGTCTTCAGTCCTGGCCAAGG TTTGCCAGGAAGGGCACTAGCAAATGGTCAAACCATCTGGTTATGCAATGCTCAATATGCAGACAGCAAAGTATTCTCTAGATCTTTGCTAGCCAAG AGCGCATCTATTCAG ACTGTGGTATGTTTTCCTTATCTGGGGGGTGTGATAGAGCTGGGTGTGACCGAACTG GTCACTGAGGACCCTAGTCTCCTTCAACACATCAAAGTTTCCTTATTAGAGTTGTCAAAGCCAATATGTTCCGACAAATCTTCCTCTGTTCCTCATAAAGCAGATGATGACAGAGATCCAATGTGTGCCAAGGTTAATCAGGAAGTAATGAACACTTCTCCTTTGGAGAACCTATATTCCCCATCCGAAGAAATCAAGTTTGATCAGGAAGGAATCAATGATTTAGGTGGAAATATCAATGAGGAAATCAACATGGATTCTCCTGATGATTGTTCCAATGGCTGCGAGCACAATTACCAGACAGAAGACTCTTTCATGCTTGAAGGTCTAAATGGCGGGGCTTCTCAAGTTCAGAGCTGGCATGCCATGGATGACGACTTCAGCAATGGAGTTCAAGATTCCATGAATTCCAGCGACTGTATATCTGAAGCTTTTGTGAATCAAGAAAAGCCTCTCTCTACTCTTAAGCGAGAAGATAACCACACTCATTTGAAGGAACTTCAAAACTCCAATCACACAAGACTAAGTTCCTTGGACCTTGGAGCGGATGATGACTTGCAGTACAGAAGAATTCTTTCTTCTATTCTGGGACGCTCACCTCGGTTGATTgaaaaatcatgttttcaaTATAGTGATTGCAAATCCAGTTTTCTGAGTTGGAAGAAAGAAGCAATTGGTAGTGCTTATAGGCCACAGATACAGCAGagaatactaaaaaatatactattctCGGTCCCTCTTATGTATGGTGGTTGCTCTCTTAGGTCCCAGAAAGAAAGTGGTGGAAAAGATTGGCTTTGGAAATTGGAAAGGGATGATATTTGCATGGGACATGTTTTGTCAGGCAATAGAAGAGAGAATGAAAACTTTCTGGTCCTCAGGTCAATGGTTCCTTCTATCACTGAG ATTAACAAAGCATCGATTCTTAAAGACACAATCAAATACCTGAAAGAGCTTGAGGCAAGGGTAGAAGAGTTGGAATCTTGCATGGCTTCAGTAGATTTTGAAGCAAGAGCCAGAAGGAAATACCTTGATATAGTAGAGCAGATTTCTGATAATTATGATAGGACAAAGATTGATAATGGCAGGAAACCTTGGATAAACAAGAGGAAGGCTTGTGACATGGATGAAACTGACCCAGAACTCAATGAAGCTGTTCCTGAAGATGGCCTGCCATTAGATGTGAAAGTCAGCATAAAAGAGCAGGAGGTTCTGATAGAGATGAGATGCCCTTACAGGGAATATATTTTGCTCGATGTCATGGATGCGATAAATAATCTGCATTTGGATGCATACTCAGTTCAATCATCTTCTCCTAATGGCATTCTGACATTGACCTTAAAATCTAAG TTTCGAGGAGCAGCAACTGCACCGGTGGGAATGATCAAACAAGCACTTTGGAAAATTGCTTGTAAGTGTTGA